In the genome of Nocardia sp. NBC_00416, one region contains:
- a CDS encoding DUF1707 SHOCT-like domain-containing protein, which produces MGNRDLRVSDAEREHVGELLQRAVGLGMLSLGEFTERMDTALAAKTRGELNSVLVDLPGVRLIGEPATRQSAHGRPVPLPRPGDSAGSALSGMVQGGVIRPRMSGVNRRGNWQVAPVLRVNSWLSGVTLDFTQAIMTTQVVEVQVDDYASSLTLVVPQEATVDLDGLELVGSSVNNRVRSGPPIGPLHLLVHGRVRFGSVTAKQPFMAHWRRLLGN; this is translated from the coding sequence GTGGGCAACCGGGACCTGCGTGTTTCCGATGCCGAACGGGAGCACGTCGGGGAACTGCTGCAGCGCGCGGTCGGGCTGGGGATGCTCTCGCTGGGGGAATTCACCGAGCGGATGGACACCGCGCTGGCCGCGAAGACCCGCGGCGAACTGAACTCGGTGCTCGTCGACCTCCCGGGTGTGCGGCTGATCGGTGAACCCGCGACCCGGCAGTCCGCGCACGGGCGGCCCGTTCCACTGCCGCGACCAGGTGATTCCGCGGGCTCGGCGCTGTCGGGAATGGTCCAGGGCGGGGTTATCCGGCCGCGGATGTCGGGAGTGAACCGCCGGGGCAACTGGCAGGTGGCGCCGGTACTGCGGGTCAACAGCTGGCTGTCCGGCGTGACGCTGGATTTCACCCAGGCGATCATGACCACCCAGGTGGTGGAGGTCCAGGTCGACGACTACGCCAGTTCGCTCACCCTGGTGGTGCCGCAGGAGGCCACCGTCGATCTGGACGGGCTGGAACTGGTCGGTTCCAGTGTGAACAACAGGGTGCGCAGCGGCCCGCCGATCGGCCCGCTGCACCTGCTGGTGCACGGCCGGGTCCGGTTCGGATCGGTCACCGCGAAACAGCCCTTCATGGCCCACTGGCGGCGGCTGCTCGGGAACTGA